One genomic segment of Culturomica massiliensis includes these proteins:
- a CDS encoding ABC transporter permease: MAFVLNVVGLSVAFTVLTVIAFQVIYEFSYDGSYKDKERIFLLEYYDKVATDYSANICVPVVESIGKNIPGIEAYCATWQGWDQAVSVEDAQGNKVEYQEPFCQVTPGFFDVFSPEIIAGDPKTCLEGDYSIALSESVAKKFFGKESALGKTMNIGKTPVTVTLVYKDFPKNSSVKNGVLYRLKDETWSEWSYVPYFKLTSGVSAEDVAEKISKLDMPGMDKEDLVEFQERMDFYLTPVKDIYFKSKSDGSFAKGNLNTTLCLIAIALLIIGIAYVNFINFSTALAPIRIKRINTQKVMGAMPGQLRRGIAFESILLSCLAFGLSFIWTILFIASPAADFFTADLALGANVGILLTIAGVAILLGLLAGLYPAFYMTSFPPALVLKGTFALTPKGIRLRNSLLLFQFITTVVLITVAIFIKLQHTYMQNMNLGFDRENIVYVPLNGELKKQLNAFENELKTRPEIIDYTTTRFLPGQVGMGWGREFNGQRVQFYAWPVAHNFLRFFNIKIADGVDFFAHNEKGMNKIIFNRKFVDKFEMKDIIGKEIGCFKNMGQVVGVAENINFRSVREEIEPMAFVCGDDQGIEYALIKVSGTYLPATMDYIRKTYRQFSAADGDVKFLDEKMNQLYQKEENLAKLISIFGSITILISLMGIYGLILFNARFKMKEIGIRKVNGATEGEMIIFLNKSFLKLIVAAFVVAVPIAWYIVREWLAGFPYRTTIYWWVFLVAGLATLLITILTVSYQSWKAAIVNPVETLKNE; the protein is encoded by the coding sequence ATGGCGTTTGTACTGAATGTCGTCGGTTTGTCCGTTGCTTTTACGGTATTGACTGTAATTGCTTTTCAGGTGATTTACGAGTTTAGTTACGACGGTTCTTATAAGGACAAAGAACGGATTTTTCTTCTGGAGTACTACGACAAGGTGGCAACTGATTACAGTGCCAATATTTGCGTGCCCGTTGTAGAGAGTATCGGAAAGAATATTCCCGGTATTGAGGCTTATTGTGCTACCTGGCAGGGATGGGATCAGGCCGTGAGTGTGGAAGATGCTCAGGGAAATAAAGTGGAGTATCAGGAGCCTTTTTGCCAGGTGACGCCCGGTTTCTTCGATGTGTTCTCTCCGGAGATTATAGCAGGAGATCCGAAGACCTGTCTGGAAGGAGATTATTCCATTGCTTTGTCGGAAAGTGTCGCAAAGAAATTTTTCGGGAAGGAATCGGCTTTGGGAAAAACAATGAATATAGGGAAGACTCCGGTTACCGTGACCTTGGTATATAAAGATTTTCCCAAAAACAGTTCGGTGAAAAACGGTGTTTTATATCGCTTGAAAGACGAAACATGGTCTGAATGGTCCTATGTCCCTTATTTTAAGTTGACATCAGGTGTTTCGGCCGAAGATGTAGCTGAAAAGATAAGTAAACTGGATATGCCCGGGATGGATAAGGAAGATTTGGTGGAATTTCAGGAGCGAATGGATTTTTATCTGACTCCGGTAAAAGATATTTACTTTAAATCCAAATCCGACGGTAGTTTTGCTAAAGGGAACCTGAATACGACTTTATGCCTGATTGCCATTGCCCTTTTGATTATCGGGATTGCCTATGTGAATTTTATTAATTTCTCGACGGCTTTAGCCCCTATCCGTATTAAACGGATCAATACCCAGAAGGTAATGGGGGCAATGCCCGGACAATTGCGGCGGGGAATCGCATTTGAGTCTATATTGCTTTCCTGTCTGGCTTTCGGATTATCGTTTATCTGGACGATTTTATTTATCGCTTCTCCGGCTGCGGATTTTTTCACCGCAGACCTGGCTTTGGGGGCGAATGTGGGTATTTTGCTGACGATTGCCGGAGTCGCGATTTTGCTGGGGCTTTTGGCGGGACTTTATCCGGCATTTTATATGACGTCTTTTCCTCCGGCTCTCGTATTAAAAGGAACTTTTGCACTGACACCTAAAGGGATCCGGTTGAGGAATTCCCTATTGCTGTTTCAGTTTATTACGACTGTCGTTTTGATTACGGTGGCTATCTTTATCAAATTGCAGCACACCTATATGCAAAATATGAATCTGGGTTTTGACCGGGAAAATATCGTATATGTGCCTTTGAACGGAGAGTTGAAGAAGCAGTTGAATGCTTTTGAGAATGAATTGAAAACCCGTCCGGAGATTATAGATTATACGACCACCCGTTTCCTGCCCGGACAGGTCGGTATGGGATGGGGCCGGGAATTTAACGGACAGCGGGTTCAATTTTATGCCTGGCCGGTGGCTCATAATTTTCTCCGTTTTTTCAATATCAAGATTGCTGACGGAGTCGATTTCTTTGCCCACAATGAAAAAGGGATGAATAAAATCATCTTTAACCGGAAATTTGTGGATAAATTCGAAATGAAAGATATTATTGGAAAAGAAATAGGTTGTTTTAAAAATATGGGGCAGGTTGTCGGCGTAGCTGAAAATATTAATTTCAGGTCCGTACGGGAGGAGATCGAACCGATGGCCTTTGTTTGCGGAGATGATCAGGGAATCGAATATGCTTTGATCAAGGTGAGTGGTACTTATTTGCCGGCGACAATGGATTATATCCGGAAAACGTATCGTCAGTTTTCAGCGGCCGACGGAGATGTTAAATTTTTGGATGAAAAGATGAATCAGCTCTATCAGAAGGAAGAGAATCTGGCGAAGCTGATTTCCATATTCGGCTCGATTACAATTCTTATTTCTTTAATGGGGATATACGGTTTGATTTTATTCAATGCCCGTTTTAAAATGAAAGAGATCGGTATTCGTAAAGTAAACGGTGCTACGGAGGGGGAAATGATTATTTTCCTGAATAAAAGCTTTTTGAAGTTGATTGTCGCAGCCTTTGTTGTGGCAGTACCGATTGCCTGGTATATCGTGCGGGAATGGCTGGCCGGATTTCCTTACCGGACGACTATTTATTGGTGGGTGTTTCTGGTGGCAGGGCTGGCGACTCTGTTGATAACGATACTGACGGTTAGCTATCAGAGTTGGAAAGCTGCCATTGTTAATCCTGTCGAGACTTTGAAAAACGAATAA
- a CDS encoding ABC transporter permease encodes MKVIQLKMMFRGWMRNKVYTVISILSLTVGLVCSVLMAGLVTNEYRIANVISDNDQWYSFKSKSEFYGDSEREIFGSIGTGSVGGLLQSRFPEVTDFCVFHSCVAKINKEGRTVSVNGFFEVTANMEKLCKPRLLGGDLRQTLSRPGEIAVTRSFALGIFGRDNVIGERLRFDISKAVRVANGLYTEFFDETYTITAVIDDSERGFFNYKILKGLPEKEIDVNLKSWQGFYYTFVQLDKDVTGKAFEKKMRADSAFHELSLVPLKEIYFTPGSGNDDDLTLSRSPMLMYVGISIALAVLIIACFNYINLGMTRTLQRLRNTGQQMIFGASKQQMRMHLMTETGVQVFLALGIALLLIWKLLPRFNALFESRLIMPDFFSGITLWLLLVILLFMILFPSLYIFSRLGEEHLSRILKQEYSRRPRLVTSMVVAQFAVSIVLLLFVVNVHRQMDFIAHNRPGAESILLLDEGESADEQAWNVFCEKLNTIPEIEKMTKGSGLAEGAVSNNDWFVSIINCDENYFDFYNLQFIAGGPFTAHSPKGSVVVNEMFVKKWNLKEPVGYNFDFNGENRTICGVVHDFIIEDLTRAITPLMIIPEYAWISVVKVAPENQKAAIGKMVALWKEVAPDQPLFSWETMSDAYLAFHRDEQKMMQMVSVFAWISLILTCLGLFGLAWYSVENRMKEIALRKVSGATESQVVGLLCNRFMKWIMIAFLIALPIAFYFTQEWIKHFIYRQEATVWHYIGVGVFALGIGVLTVIWQSWRAAVRNPVDTLKRE; translated from the coding sequence ATGAAAGTGATCCAATTGAAAATGATGTTTCGCGGGTGGATGCGGAATAAAGTGTACACCGTGATTTCTATTTTGAGTTTGACGGTAGGACTGGTATGTAGTGTATTGATGGCCGGTTTGGTAACAAACGAGTATCGGATTGCAAATGTCATTTCGGATAATGACCAATGGTATTCCTTTAAGTCGAAGAGCGAGTTTTACGGAGACAGCGAGCGTGAAATTTTTGGATCTATCGGGACCGGAAGTGTCGGCGGACTTTTACAGAGTCGTTTTCCGGAAGTGACCGATTTTTGTGTATTTCACAGTTGTGTTGCCAAAATAAATAAGGAAGGACGTACGGTTTCGGTGAACGGTTTTTTCGAAGTGACGGCCAATATGGAAAAACTATGTAAACCCCGCTTGTTGGGAGGGGATTTACGCCAGACTTTATCCAGGCCGGGAGAGATTGCAGTGACCCGTTCATTTGCCTTGGGTATTTTCGGCCGGGATAACGTAATCGGAGAGCGACTTCGTTTTGATATATCAAAAGCCGTGCGTGTCGCTAACGGATTGTATACTGAATTTTTTGATGAGACTTATACGATAACAGCTGTCATTGACGATTCGGAAAGAGGATTTTTTAATTATAAAATATTAAAGGGATTGCCGGAAAAGGAAATCGATGTAAATTTAAAAAGTTGGCAGGGTTTTTATTATACGTTTGTTCAGTTGGACAAGGATGTGACGGGAAAGGCTTTTGAAAAAAAGATGCGGGCTGATTCTGCTTTTCATGAATTGAGCTTAGTACCTTTAAAAGAGATTTATTTTACTCCGGGTTCAGGTAATGACGATGATCTGACATTGAGTCGGAGTCCGATGCTGATGTATGTCGGAATCAGTATAGCACTGGCTGTATTGATTATTGCCTGTTTTAATTATATTAATCTCGGAATGACGCGGACTTTGCAGCGTTTACGTAATACCGGGCAACAGATGATATTCGGGGCATCGAAGCAACAAATGCGGATGCATCTGATGACAGAGACGGGAGTACAGGTTTTTCTGGCATTGGGCATAGCTTTACTGCTGATTTGGAAATTATTGCCCCGGTTCAATGCTCTGTTTGAGTCCCGTTTGATTATGCCGGATTTTTTTTCCGGGATTACGCTTTGGTTATTGTTGGTTATCCTGCTTTTCATGATTTTATTTCCTTCGTTGTATATTTTTTCGCGTTTGGGAGAAGAGCACCTAAGTCGGATACTGAAACAGGAATACAGCCGTAGGCCGCGTTTGGTGACGAGTATGGTGGTTGCCCAGTTTGCCGTATCGATTGTATTGTTGTTATTTGTCGTAAATGTTCACCGGCAAATGGATTTTATTGCACATAATCGTCCGGGAGCGGAAAGTATTTTATTATTGGATGAGGGAGAAAGTGCAGATGAGCAGGCGTGGAACGTATTCTGTGAAAAACTGAATACGATTCCTGAAATAGAGAAAATGACCAAAGGATCGGGTTTGGCGGAAGGGGCTGTTTCCAATAACGACTGGTTTGTAAGTATAATTAATTGTGATGAGAATTATTTCGATTTTTATAATCTGCAGTTTATAGCAGGTGGCCCTTTTACAGCTCATTCTCCTAAAGGTTCGGTTGTTGTGAACGAGATGTTTGTAAAAAAATGGAATTTAAAAGAACCGGTAGGTTATAATTTTGATTTCAACGGAGAAAATCGTACGATTTGTGGGGTAGTGCATGATTTCATTATCGAGGATCTTACCCGGGCGATTACTCCTTTAATGATCATTCCGGAGTATGCCTGGATTTCGGTCGTAAAGGTTGCTCCTGAAAATCAGAAAGCTGCTATCGGTAAAATGGTGGCCCTTTGGAAAGAAGTGGCTCCGGACCAACCTTTATTTAGCTGGGAAACAATGTCGGATGCTTATCTGGCTTTTCATCGTGACGAACAGAAGATGATGCAGATGGTATCGGTTTTTGCCTGGATCAGTTTGATTTTGACTTGTCTGGGACTGTTCGGATTGGCCTGGTACTCGGTGGAAAACCGGATGAAAGAAATTGCTTTACGTAAAGTAAGCGGAGCGACCGAGTCGCAGGTGGTCGGTTTGTTGTGCAATCGCTTTATGAAATGGATTATGATTGCTTTTTTAATTGCTTTACCTATCGCGTTTTATTTTACGCAGGAATGGATCAAACATTTTATTTACCGGCAGGAAGCAACAGTGTGGCATTACATAGGAGTAGGTGTTTTTGCTCTGGGAATAGGAGTCTTGACTGTGATCTGGCAATCCTGGCGGGCAGCGGTACGTAATCCTGTGGATACCTTAAAAAGGGAGTGA
- a CDS encoding ABC transporter permease has translation MKKLSYILRDLLRFKGNTFTKIISLAIGLSVGILSFSYCAFETDYDSFHRYADRIYRIGTTEGNTNIPLTLANEAKREIPEIELTTCIQERIYPNYIYKKQRFQGGDALRADTSFFRLFSYRLLSGDPRDLQYADKFFISDKLAAIIFGNEDPLGKEVKYGNKLITVAGIFENFPRNGHLMNIHAIHPLIQTNDNQWTDKPEYKGYILLTPGTDPDKVTRQIQAIADPHQSEEHHYSYTLQPLRDLHLKYGWGYTYITLVGIMGSIIVLISALNYILISVSSLIQKTKEIGIHKINGASTSNIFTMFFMETVILIIISGLLALGELIAFKPFFENIMYNEYASLFNTRVLITVAFFFVFMIILTGVLPARLFASVPVLQIFRQVSHGRRFWKYILLWIQFFSACLLLTLLIIFNGQYKTMMNKDMGYTMENLYYTQMYCGSPYPSLASVKDEVKRLPFISNVTFSSNLPLWPVSATVSDPNGQGLFQSCVIHTDEDFFSTLQIPILDGDSIAFTGGKDNVWVNEKFREKLEIAGTNATGLVVGKRPITPCGTCRNFHVLSLYAYQEPLTIFRLQEPDTTRSYYLLMRMEQADRQQMKELMTRIRKISNQPDLNLYYYPHVFRAGYESDKDMCTSVLIFSSMAIIIAILGLFGFTGDEVSRRTKEIAIRKVNGASVTSITLLLLRNISLLALLSIPFALTGAYFIGSLWLEEFIYRLPLSIWIFLGGAALTFIVILLTVLLKSQRGIRARPAETLKSE, from the coding sequence ATGAAAAAACTTTCTTATATCTTACGTGACTTACTCCGGTTTAAAGGAAATACGTTTACGAAAATTATTTCGCTGGCCATCGGTTTATCGGTCGGTATCCTGTCTTTCAGCTATTGTGCTTTCGAAACGGATTACGACAGTTTTCACCGTTATGCCGACCGGATATATCGGATAGGTACTACAGAAGGAAATACAAATATTCCGCTTACACTCGCCAACGAAGCTAAACGGGAAATACCGGAAATAGAATTGACGACCTGCATACAAGAACGCATTTACCCCAATTATATATATAAAAAACAGCGCTTTCAGGGAGGTGATGCCCTGCGAGCCGATACATCGTTTTTCCGGCTCTTTTCTTACCGTTTACTATCAGGCGATCCGAGAGACCTCCAATATGCCGACAAATTTTTTATCTCCGACAAACTAGCTGCAATCATCTTCGGAAACGAAGATCCGTTAGGTAAAGAAGTAAAATACGGTAACAAACTGATTACCGTAGCCGGCATATTTGAAAACTTTCCCCGTAACGGCCACCTGATGAACATACATGCCATTCATCCGCTCATCCAAACGAATGATAACCAATGGACAGACAAACCCGAATATAAGGGCTATATCCTTCTGACCCCGGGAACCGACCCGGATAAGGTCACCCGGCAAATCCAGGCCATTGCCGATCCCCATCAGTCGGAAGAACATCATTACTCCTACACATTGCAGCCGCTACGAGACCTTCATCTGAAATACGGCTGGGGATATACCTACATTACCCTGGTCGGAATCATGGGTTCCATCATCGTACTGATATCGGCTCTCAATTATATTCTGATTTCCGTTTCATCCCTGATTCAAAAAACCAAAGAGATCGGCATCCATAAAATCAACGGAGCCAGTACATCGAATATTTTCACGATGTTTTTCATGGAAACCGTCATTCTGATCATTATCTCAGGACTATTGGCTCTGGGAGAACTGATTGCTTTCAAGCCGTTTTTCGAAAACATCATGTATAACGAATATGCCAGCCTGTTCAATACCCGGGTACTGATCACTGTCGCCTTCTTCTTTGTCTTTATGATTATCCTCACAGGAGTATTGCCTGCCCGTTTATTTGCTTCCGTCCCCGTCCTGCAAATCTTTCGGCAAGTATCACACGGACGTCGTTTCTGGAAATACATTCTGCTTTGGATACAATTTTTCTCCGCCTGCCTGCTACTCACCTTACTCATCATCTTCAACGGTCAATACAAAACAATGATGAATAAAGACATGGGATATACAATGGAAAATCTCTATTACACCCAAATGTATTGCGGTTCCCCATACCCTTCCCTCGCCTCCGTCAAAGACGAAGTGAAACGTCTTCCTTTTATCAGCAACGTCACATTTTCAAGCAACCTTCCTCTCTGGCCTGTCAGTGCGACAGTTTCCGACCCGAACGGCCAGGGCCTGTTCCAAAGTTGTGTTATCCATACCGACGAAGATTTTTTTTCCACATTACAAATCCCCATACTGGATGGTGATTCGATAGCTTTTACAGGAGGGAAAGACAACGTTTGGGTAAATGAAAAATTCCGGGAAAAACTGGAAATTGCCGGGACAAATGCTACCGGATTAGTCGTGGGAAAACGGCCCATTACCCCTTGCGGAACCTGTCGGAACTTTCACGTACTTTCCCTCTACGCCTACCAAGAACCCCTGACGATTTTCCGTCTTCAGGAACCGGACACAACCCGCAGTTATTATCTCCTGATGAGAATGGAACAAGCTGACCGCCAGCAAATGAAAGAATTGATGACCAGAATCCGGAAAATAAGCAATCAACCCGATCTTAATCTTTACTATTATCCTCATGTATTCCGGGCCGGTTACGAAAGCGATAAGGATATGTGTACGAGCGTACTGATCTTTTCCTCTATGGCCATCATCATTGCCATATTGGGCTTGTTCGGCTTTACAGGCGACGAGGTGTCGCGGCGAACCAAAGAAATAGCCATTCGCAAAGTAAACGGCGCTTCCGTCACTTCCATTACCTTGCTCTTGCTGCGGAACATCAGCTTACTGGCTCTGCTGTCCATCCCTTTTGCCTTAACAGGAGCTTATTTTATCGGAAGCCTGTGGCTGGAAGAATTTATTTACCGGTTACCGTTAAGTATATGGATATTTTTGGGAGGAGCTGCTTTAACTTTTATCGTTATCCTTCTCACTGTACTTTTAAAAAGCCAACGAGGCATCCGTGCACGACCGGCAGAAACCTTGAAAAGTGAATAG
- a CDS encoding RNA polymerase sigma factor yields MCDKEIIDRILNGYPQDFRFLVEKYQETVFRTAMGFVHDREDAEDISQETFICAYRSLHNFRGESEFSTWLYRIAVNCCLRQIKRAQKKNLLQRTEDLLQRALYICSEDKNPEETVISKQSEELIRNAIDSLPEKQHIAFTLSKYDEIPQKEIARIMEISEGAVEQLLQRAKINLQKKLKQP; encoded by the coding sequence ATGTGCGATAAAGAAATAATCGATCGGATTCTTAACGGATACCCGCAGGATTTCCGGTTTCTGGTAGAAAAGTACCAGGAAACGGTTTTCCGTACAGCCATGGGCTTCGTACATGACCGGGAAGACGCAGAAGACATCAGTCAGGAAACTTTTATCTGTGCCTACCGTTCTCTTCACAATTTCCGGGGCGAATCGGAATTCTCGACCTGGCTCTACCGAATTGCGGTCAATTGCTGTCTGCGTCAGATCAAACGGGCGCAAAAGAAAAATTTGCTACAACGAACGGAAGATTTATTACAACGGGCATTATACATTTGCAGTGAAGATAAAAATCCGGAAGAAACAGTTATTTCCAAACAATCGGAAGAATTAATCCGCAATGCCATCGACAGTCTTCCGGAAAAACAGCACATTGCTTTTACATTGAGCAAATACGATGAAATCCCCCAGAAAGAAATTGCCCGGATTATGGAAATCAGCGAAGGAGCTGTCGAACAATTGCTCCAACGGGCTAAAATAAATTTGCAAAAAAAATTAAAACAGCCATAG
- a CDS encoding alpha-L-fucosidase, whose amino-acid sequence MNKKIRLLQNLVWIVLLAVSCRQSEQLYVKEVVFPEGATPEQKIEMASRLVPTEGQYAWQQMELTAFVHFGINTFTNREWGDGKEDPALFNPTSLDCEQWVKTLQKGGFKMIILTAKHHDGFCLWPTKTTRHSVASSPWKDGKGDVVRELKDACDKYGMKFGVYLSPWDRNAECYGDSPRYNRMFAEQLTELLTNYGTIHEIWFDGANAEGPNGRKQEYDWQLFCGVMDSLQPHAVRAIMGDDVRWVGNEQGLGRETEWSATAFMPETYPGAQVENQKLGIHAQAKDLGSRDLIAKASRLFWYPSEVDVSIRPGWFYHASQDHQVKSLQKLVDIYFESVGYNSVLLLNVPPDTRGLIHENDAARLQEFGEYLRTVFQENRLLKGEAFEMEQGDSREFQVKPGVTINTFLLGEDIRQGQRIEHFTLEAQIEGQWQSLAQGTTAGYKRLLRFPDCRPEALRLTVDQSRGRVYVREAGAYYAPVIDGQQVDFRPGDIPVTDWKIVGKVNEISAQPARQAIDNDPKTFWQTEGTESIGNLTVDMGKVYDIAGFTYMPVAGGDNAGIVFLYAFYVSEDGQKWVKCECPGEFSNIMYNPIPQTVSFGRTYPARYFRFEPLQEIKGRPFVKVGEIGILKK is encoded by the coding sequence ATGAATAAAAAAATCAGATTATTGCAAAATTTAGTGTGGATTGTTTTATTGGCGGTGTCCTGTCGTCAGTCGGAGCAATTGTATGTAAAGGAGGTGGTTTTTCCGGAAGGAGCTACTCCGGAACAGAAAATAGAAATGGCATCCCGTTTGGTACCGACGGAAGGGCAATATGCCTGGCAACAGATGGAGCTGACGGCTTTTGTGCATTTTGGGATAAATACCTTTACAAACCGCGAATGGGGGGATGGCAAGGAAGATCCGGCTTTGTTTAATCCTACGTCATTGGATTGCGAACAATGGGTAAAAACATTGCAGAAAGGTGGTTTTAAAATGATCATATTGACGGCGAAGCATCACGACGGTTTTTGTTTATGGCCGACGAAAACCACCCGGCATTCGGTCGCCTCTTCTCCCTGGAAGGACGGGAAGGGAGATGTTGTGCGGGAGTTGAAGGATGCCTGTGATAAATATGGAATGAAATTCGGGGTATATTTGTCTCCTTGGGACCGGAATGCAGAGTGTTACGGCGATAGTCCCCGGTATAACCGGATGTTCGCCGAACAATTGACGGAATTACTTACGAATTACGGTACGATACATGAAATCTGGTTTGACGGTGCGAATGCGGAAGGGCCTAACGGACGAAAACAGGAATACGACTGGCAATTGTTTTGCGGTGTGATGGATAGTTTACAGCCCCATGCTGTACGTGCCATTATGGGAGACGATGTACGCTGGGTAGGTAATGAACAGGGACTGGGGCGTGAAACCGAGTGGAGTGCAACGGCTTTTATGCCGGAGACTTATCCGGGTGCTCAGGTTGAAAATCAAAAGCTGGGGATACATGCGCAGGCGAAAGATTTGGGAAGCCGGGATCTGATAGCCAAAGCTTCCCGTTTGTTCTGGTATCCGTCGGAAGTCGACGTATCGATACGTCCGGGTTGGTTTTATCACGCTTCTCAGGATCACCAGGTGAAATCTTTGCAAAAGCTGGTGGATATCTATTTCGAGTCTGTCGGGTACAATTCGGTGCTTTTATTGAATGTTCCGCCTGATACCCGGGGGTTGATTCATGAAAACGATGCGGCTCGTTTGCAGGAATTCGGAGAATATCTGCGGACCGTTTTTCAGGAAAACCGTCTTTTAAAAGGGGAAGCTTTTGAAATGGAGCAAGGCGATAGTCGTGAATTTCAAGTGAAACCGGGAGTTACCATTAATACTTTTCTGCTGGGCGAGGATATCCGTCAGGGACAGCGGATAGAACATTTTACATTAGAGGCTCAGATTGAAGGACAATGGCAATCTTTGGCTCAGGGAACAACAGCCGGATACAAGCGTTTGCTGCGTTTCCCGGATTGCCGGCCGGAGGCTTTGCGCTTAACCGTTGATCAGAGCCGTGGAAGGGTATATGTCCGTGAAGCCGGTGCATATTATGCCCCGGTGATTGATGGGCAGCAAGTGGATTTCCGGCCCGGCGATATTCCTGTTACGGATTGGAAAATTGTTGGCAAAGTAAATGAAATATCTGCACAGCCGGCGCGGCAGGCCATTGATAACGATCCGAAGACTTTTTGGCAGACAGAGGGGACGGAGAGTATCGGAAATTTGACGGTGGATATGGGGAAAGTTTATGATATAGCGGGATTTACGTATATGCCTGTAGCCGGAGGAGATAATGCAGGGATTGTTTTTCTGTATGCATTTTATGTGAGTGAGGACGGACAAAAATGGGTAAAATGCGAATGCCCCGGAGAATTCAGTAATATCATGTACAATCCGATACCTCAAACTGTTTCTTTCGGACGTACTTATCCGGCTCGTTATTTCCGTTTTGAGCCTTTACAGGAAATCAAAGGGCGTCCTTTTGTCAAAGTCGGTGAAATCGGAATCTTAAAAAAATAG
- a CDS encoding sulfatase, which produces MDKMNYFLPLVGLATLNGCGNTAKKAEQKKPLNIVYIMTDDHAQQTMSCYDKRFMHTPNLDRIAAEGVRFTNSFVCNSLSGPSRAALLTGKHSHKNGYTDNSHGAMFDGEQQTVQQLLQEGGYQTAMIGKWHLGSTPTHFDFWTILPGQGDYYNPDFITPEGTIHKEGYVTNIITDLSIDWLRHKRDTAKPFCLFVHHKAIHRNWMADTCDLALFEDRNFELPETFWDDYQGRLAAGKQEMNIAKDMTLIYDLKMLDEEIDDHYRSYYVRNEGAGGTYGRMNVAQKAAWDKHYQPIIDQFKKAKPTGKALAEWKYQRYMRDYLKTVKSLDDNVGHLLEELQQEGLLENTVVIYASDQGFYMGEHGWFDKRFMYEESMRTPLIMRLPEGFGKRGDIGNLVQNIDYAPTFLELAGLPVPSDIQGVSLVPLLKGENPADWRKSLYYHFYEYPAEHSVCRHYGVRTERYKLMHFYNDIDTWELYDLQQDPVEMHNLFGQPGMEKITEELKAELERLQIFYDDPIRNLN; this is translated from the coding sequence ATGGATAAAATGAACTATTTTCTGCCTTTGGTCGGATTGGCGACATTAAACGGATGTGGAAATACGGCAAAAAAGGCGGAACAGAAAAAACCGTTGAACATTGTGTATATCATGACCGATGACCATGCTCAGCAAACAATGAGTTGTTATGATAAACGGTTTATGCATACACCGAATCTCGACCGGATTGCTGCGGAAGGTGTACGTTTTACCAATAGTTTTGTGTGTAACTCTTTGTCCGGTCCCAGCCGGGCTGCTTTGCTGACGGGAAAACACAGCCATAAAAACGGTTATACGGACAATTCCCATGGAGCAATGTTTGACGGAGAACAGCAAACGGTTCAGCAGTTGTTGCAGGAAGGAGGTTACCAAACGGCTATGATCGGAAAATGGCATCTTGGAAGTACACCGACTCATTTCGATTTCTGGACCATATTACCCGGTCAGGGAGATTATTATAATCCGGATTTTATTACACCGGAAGGAACGATTCACAAAGAGGGATATGTTACGAATATTATCACAGACCTGAGTATTGACTGGTTACGTCACAAAAGGGATACGGCGAAGCCTTTCTGCCTGTTTGTCCATCACAAGGCGATCCACCGGAATTGGATGGCGGATACCTGTGATCTGGCTTTATTCGAAGATCGGAATTTCGAATTGCCGGAGACGTTTTGGGATGATTATCAGGGACGGCTTGCTGCCGGAAAGCAGGAAATGAATATCGCGAAAGACATGACCCTGATATACGATCTGAAAATGTTGGATGAGGAGATAGACGATCATTACCGTTCTTATTATGTGCGGAATGAAGGAGCCGGAGGTACTTACGGACGAATGAATGTTGCACAAAAAGCAGCATGGGATAAACATTACCAACCGATCATCGATCAGTTTAAGAAAGCAAAACCGACCGGCAAAGCTTTGGCTGAATGGAAATACCAGCGTTATATGCGTGATTACCTGAAAACGGTAAAGTCTCTGGATGATAATGTGGGGCACTTGCTGGAAGAACTGCAACAGGAAGGTTTGCTCGAAAATACGGTGGTCATTTATGCTTCGGATCAGGGATTTTATATGGGTGAACACGGTTGGTTCGACAAACGCTTTATGTATGAGGAGTCTATGCGGACCCCGTTGATTATGCGCCTGCCAGAAGGATTCGGAAAACGCGGGGATATCGGTAATCTGGTACAGAATATCGATTATGCTCCGACATTTTTAGAATTGGCGGGATTACCGGTACCTTCCGACATACAAGGCGTTTCGTTGGTACCTTTACTGAAAGGAGAAAATCCTGCGGATTGGCGGAAATCGCTTTATTATCATTTCTATGAATATCCGGCAGAACATTCTGTTTGCCGTCATTACGGGGTAAGGACTGAACGTTATAAATTGATGCATTTTTACAATGATATTGATACCTGGGAATTGTATGATTTACAACAAGATCCGGTTGAAATGCACAATCTGTTCGGGCAACCCGGTATGGAAAAGATAACGGAAGAACTGAAAGCGGAGTTGGAACGTCTGCAGATTTTCTATGACGACCCGATCCGGAATTTGAATTGA